A genome region from Mercenaria mercenaria strain notata chromosome 11, MADL_Memer_1, whole genome shotgun sequence includes the following:
- the LOC123532550 gene encoding uncharacterized protein LOC123532550 — protein MVVIFNMIPWTVLYLFISFNRRVIAMDKQMEEPVCTSRFDYEYKMLHKMVMLEIEQNKLKELMAEMNKLPNILTEESLQNRATVGRVEKRLKEIDAKKSFSGTGNTYVRWGRTECPGNGTEMVYKGYAASNYLCLPEEPVWGVYEDSEQTAGTVYGAEYELYSRNMDKFFGKALANNDVPCCVCRTKRPSVLFIPGRNICYDGWTLEYSGYLTSGHDSHHATEFVCLDVNPEIIAGGVSDVDGKLFYFVEARCGSLRCPPYVNGRELTCAVCSK, from the exons ATGGTTGTTATATTTAATATGATACCGTGGACAGTACTATATTTATTCATATCGTTTAACCGACGTGTAATTGCAATGGACAAACAAATGGAGGAACCAGTATGTACATCTAGATTCGACTACGaatataaaatgttacataaaatggTGATGCTGGAAAtagaacaaaacaaattaaaggaATTAATGGCAGAAATGAACAAGCTACCAAACATACTTACAG AAGAGAGCCTTCAAAATCGAGCAACAGTTGGCCGTGTAGAAAAAAGGCTGAAAGAGATAGATGCAAAAAAGTCGTTCAGTGGGACAGGAAACACATACGTCCGCTGGGGAAGAACAGAATGTCCCGGAAATGGGACAGAAATGGTGTACAAGGGGTATGCCGCAAGCAATTATTTATGTTTACCGGAGGAACCAGTGTGGGGTGTGTACGAAGATTCAGAGCAGACAGCTGGGACGGTCTATGGAGCAGAGTACGAACTGTATAGTAGAAATATGGATAAGTTCTTTGGAAAGGCCTTGGCCAACAACGATGTGCCATGTTGTGTCTGTAGGACAAAGAGACCAAGTGTTCTGTTTATACCAGGTCGAAACATCTGTTATGACGGATGGACGTTGGAATATAGCGGATATCTCACCAGTGGACATGACAGCCATCATGCAACCGAATTTGTTTGCCTTGATGTCAACCCAGAGATTATAGCTGGAGGAGTATCTGATGTCGATGGAAAGCTGTTCTATTTTGTTGAGGCACGCTGTGGGTCACTGCGATGTCCACCTTACGTGAACGGACGTGAGCTTACATGTGCTGTGTGCTCAAAATAA